In Dehalococcoidales bacterium, the genomic stretch GTCTCCGCCGGGTCAATGACATCATCAACGTGCAGGTGCTCGGCAGCGCGGTAGGGATTGGCGAATTCCTTCCGGTACTCGGCAATCTTTTGCCGCAACAGCTCATCCGGATTTTCGGCTTTCTCCAGCTCTCTGCGGAATATGATAGGGGCGGCCCCCTCGGCGCCCATCACCGCCAGCTC encodes the following:
- a CDS encoding carboxyl transferase domain-containing protein produces the protein ELAVMGAEGAAPIIFRRELEKAENPDELLRQKIAEYRKEFANPYRAAEHLHVDDVIDPAETRPRLIEALEMVIDKAESTPTKKHGIIPA